Proteins from a genomic interval of Debaryomyces hansenii CBS767 chromosome E complete sequence:
- a CDS encoding DEHA2E02200p (similar to uniprot|P53311 Saccharomyces cerevisiae YGR243W FMP43), translating to MASSAQHASKFTRYLHSETGPKTVHFWAPVLKWCLVIAGFNDLQRPIEKVSGTQQVALFATGAIWTRWAGFVIQPRNMLLASVNFFLGGVAGYQIYRLADYRVNEGDSPAQVFKYIVSGSSETVEPATNTEPTK from the coding sequence atggcaTCTTCAGCTCAACACGCTTCAAAATTTACTCGTTATTTACATTCCGAAACAGGACCTAAGACAGTTCACTTTTGGGCTCCGGTTTTAAAGTGGTGCTTGGTTATCGCTGGGTTCAATGATTTACAAAGACCTATTGAAAAGGTTAGTGGTACTCAACAAGTTGCATTATTCGCTACTGGTGCTATATGGACTAGATGGGCAGGCTTTGTTATCCAACCCCGTAACATGTTATTAGCTAGTGTTAACTTCTTTTTAGGAGGTGTTGCCGGCTACCAAATCTACAGACTTGCAGACTACAGAGTAAATGAAGGTGATTCACCAGCAcaagttttcaaatatattgtaAGTGGTTCCAGTGAGACCGTAGAACCAGCTACAAATACCGAACCAACAAAATAA
- a CDS encoding DEHA2E02222p (weakly similar to uniprot|P33296 Saccharomyces cerevisiae YER100W UBC6 Ubiquitin-conjugating enzyme involved in ER-associated protein degradation) codes for MINTNYNDDVMSPNPIHNTDSLNITPDRKTILILTKEYHDLLLEPIEGVTVHPDEANICIWYFLIHGPINTPYYKGLYIGVIIFPPNFPYSPPEIQVISPNGKFKPRRSICLTLSSFHEECWNASWTFEKIIVALVSFMVSDELTSGCYKNEIITEFDKLVIAKDSKNWLYYNCSIFKKMFQNEYQLMHKIYSSNLPHHSKIFLIDILLNEPLQVSTNVFNVNKRLEDYIENYLQIELVVSDYTQAKRNEILQKFFKLSTTREEIRQLELFHSEYYQLDGLSHSDNFLSDDGDEEEPEFYSTEDEG; via the coding sequence ATGATCAACACAAACTACAATGACGACGTGATGAGCCCAAACCCAATACACAATACTGATTCACTAAATATAACCCCAGATAGAAAAACTATTCTCATACTTACAAAAGAGTATCATGATTTATTGTTGGAACCAATAGAAGGAGTAACAGTCCATCCGGATGAAGCCAATATTTGCATTTGGTATTTCTTAATTCACGGTCCTATCAACACCCCATACTACAAGGGACTATATATTGGAGTAATAATATTTCCTCCAAACTTTCCATATAGCCCTCCTGAGATCCAGGTGATTTCACCTAATGGTAAATTTAAACCAAGACGGTCAATCTGTCTCACACTCTCAAGCTTTCATGAGGAATGTTGGAATGCATCCTGGACGtttgaaaagattattgTTGCCTTGGTGTCGTTCATGGTTTCGGACGAACTCACTTCAGGCTGCTacaaaaatgaaataataacagaatttgataaactTGTAATTGCAAaagattcaaaaaattggtTATATTACAATTGCAGCATCTTTAAAAAAATGTTCCAAAACGAATACCAATTAATGCATAAAATTTACAGCTCGAACCTACCCCATCActcaaaaatttttttaatcGATATACTACTTAACGAACCACTTCAGGTATCTACGAACGTGTTTAATGTAAATAAAAGGCTAGAGGATTATATCGAGAATTATCTCCAGATCGAACTTGTGGTACTGGATTATACTCAAGCTAAACGGAACGAGATCTTACAGAAATTTTTTAAGTTATCTACAACCCGTGAGGAAATCCGACAACTAGAATTGTTTCATTCGGAATACTATCAGTTAGATGGACTTCTGCACAGTGACAACTTTCTTTCTGATGACGGGGATGAAGAGGAACCAGAGTTCTATTCAACTGAAGATGAAGGGTAA
- a CDS encoding DEHA2E02244p (similar to uniprot|P14772 Saccharomyces cerevisiae YLL015W BPT1 ABC type transmembrane transporter of MRP/CFTR family found in vacuolar membrane involved in the transport of unconjugated bilirubin and in heavy metal detoxification via glutathione conjugates along with Ycf1p), translated as MARMMDMNGTQTRLECGPSAIFHPLVPTKENAFNPCFISWAYTYLAIIFAVVCGIDLIRAVRLPKHGSYIPKSTGIHHWVRCNAVLLQGVLYLVLLQFTNIHYRYADTKILAMLTTMVTIGGVVLPLHMVETSRVAIPHASLLAFWPLLTILQTMLLYQEVYTGWPVFTDDSSPMVAVLMLVNSLSVIVMEACRTYWKPTHELIFFHRKNETHELELPHLYEKVTFSWMNDIIMNAYENQTITEVDLPNSPTKLSSAAATARLSKYWKAQNSSLVLSLVKAFGPIALVAFVYESSDRVLNFVQPQLLRLLIQFFNEKTEDPDQPLMKGILISISMFMVTILQTTLYNQYLIKILSVGLGCRSSLTSLIYQKGLRLSMESKLKSSTGDIVNLMTVDINRIQDVSQNLSTLILAPMELVLCVISLWSLLGKSTLSGVFTMLLLIPLNTIIVKYIRSMNKTQMKLKDNRSRIINEILSSIKSIKLYAWEVPMLSKLFHSRNDKELKNLKKIRLVSQCANLIWNIIPFLVSFATFATFAIGQSKPLTSDLVFPALALLNLLSSPLLALPMVINSIVEASVAIERIKAFLLSSELDEDLVINLPRRNHLGEETVRIEKASFLWEKPNEPKDDNSVSNLKYALKDIDFTAKKGELSCIVGKVGSGKTSFLSALLGQLDAIDSTDVTKSPLIGLSGTVAYCSQSPWIMNASVKENITFGCRYDEDFYQKAIEACQLLPDLEILPDGDETQVGEKGISLSGGQKARLALARAVYARADIYLFDDILSAVDSHVGKKIINEVLAKPSGLLATKTIILSTNSIPVLHYSNYIHLLENGKMIEHGTFDKAQNKDKNPKLFELIKEFGNVNETESNSESSSQFDSDKVGESKDSSTIVNDIESDKGTDDSILDLQRTISHESISAASIATFYWNPLSKILPNIRTAQINEVSAKGKVKWDVYFKYAKSCSFVGVICWMFLLVSASIASTSANYWLKYWAEQNSRSGRNANAWQFIGIYAIFGLSASLLTFIRGAVIWTYLAISSSKFIHDSMAKRVLKAPMSFFERTPIGRIMNRFTNDINKVDDTLPRVFNAFFSSSVRTIFTLGIVSYAMPLFSIIIVLLILIYGYYQRFYVAISRELKRLVSVSRSPIYAHLQESLNGVDTIRAYKQIDRFKFINNANIDFNLKSLYMLRSINRWLSTRLQFIGSIVIISASLLAIYSLTTSKPLSAGMAGFVMSYALQVTDSLNWVVRMSAEVESNIVSVERCLEYCELSIEENEERLFIKPPAKWPVDGSVSFKDYSTRYRDNLDLILKDINLDIKPNEKIGIVGRTGAGKSSLALAIFRIIEPTSGFISIDGKNTSDLALYDLRSNLSIIPQDSQAFEGTIRQNLDPLKKHNDKELWEALELAHLNKHVLQLDGNEGDKLSCKVSEGGSNFSSGQRQLMCLARALLNTSKVLILDEATAAVDVQTDKIIQETIRKYFKDKTIITIAHRLDTVMDSDKILALDQGRVKEFDSPSNLLQNPDSVFYSLCKQSGSI; from the coding sequence ATGGCCCGGATGATGGACATGAACGGTACTCAGACTCGACTAGAGTGCGGTCCCAGTGCGATATTTCACCCGTTGGTGCCCACAAAGGAGAATGCATTCAATCCGTGCTTCATCTCGTGGGCGTACACATATTTAGCTATAATTTTTGCAGTGGTATGTGGGATTGACTTGATTCGGGCGGTAAGGTTGCCGAAACACGGAAGTTACATACCAAAAAGTACAGGAATACACCACTGGGTGCGTTGTAATGCTGTGTTGTTGCAGGGAGTTCTCTACTTGGTGCTCTTGCAGTTCACGAACATACATTATAGGTATGCGGATACCAAGATTTTGGCGATGTTAACGACTATGGTAACAATCGGGGGGGTTGTCTTACCCTTGCATATGGTGGAGACGAGCCGTGTGGCCATTCCTCATGCGTCATTGTTGGCATTTTGGCCGTTGTTAACGATTTTGCAGACGATGCTATTGTACCAAGAAGTGTATACTGGATGGCCAGTATTCACAGACGATTCGTCTCCTATGGTAGCGGTGTTAATGCTTGTCAACTCGCTAAGCGTTATAGTTATGGAGGCATGTCGGACTTATTGGAAACCTACACACGAGTTGATATTTTTCCATAGGAAGAACGAAACGCATGAGTTAGAACTCCCACATCTTTACGAAAAGGTTACTTTCAGCTGGATGAACGATATAATCATGAATGCATACGAGAACCAGACTATTACCGAAGTTGATTTACCGAATTCGCCCACTAAGTTATCATCGGCTGCGGCAACAGCAAGATTATCGAAGTATTGGAAAGCGCAAAATAGCTCGTTGGTGTTATCATTAGTGAAGGCGTTTGGTCCCATTGCATTGGTTGCGTTTGTATATGAACTGAGTGACCGTGTGTTGAATTTCGTACAACCGCAATTACTAAGACTTTTAATCCAATTCTTTAACGAGAAGACCGAAGATCCAGACCAGCCACTAATGAAGGGAATTCTCATTTCTATTCTGATGTTCATGGTAACGATCTTGCAAACAACGTTATATAATCAGTatctaataaaaatattgagtGTCGGGTTGGGTTGCAGGTCTTCGTTGACTTCGTTAATATACCAAAAGGGATTGAGATTATCAATGGAATCCAAGTTGAAATCTTCTACAGGGGACATAGTAAACTTGATGACGGTTGATATTAATAGAATCCAGGATGTTTCACAAAATTTAAGTACCCTAATCCTAGCTCCAATGGAATTGGTATTATGTGTTATATCCTTGTGGTCTTTATTGGGTAAGTCTACACTTTCTGGTGTGTTCACGATGTTACTATTGATTCCACTTAATACTATCATTGTGAAGTATATTCGGAGTATGAATAAAACccaaatgaaattaaaggaCAATAGAAGTAGGATCATCAACgaaatattatcatcaattaaaagtattaaattatatgcGTGGGAAGTACCAATGCTATCCAAACTATTTCATAGTAGAAATGACAAGGAACtcaaaaatttgaagaaaattagGCTAGTCAGTCAGTGTGCCAATTTGATATGGAACATAATTCCGTTCTTGGTCTCATTCGCAACTTTTGCTACATTTGCAATTGGCCAGTCAAAGCCGTTAACTTCAGATCTTGTTTTCCCAGCATTGGCACTATTAAACTTATTATCAAGTCCATTGCTTGCACTTCCTATGGTTATTAATTCAATCGTTGAAGCATCTGTTGCCATTGAAAGAATCAAAGCATTCTTATTATCCTCAGAGCTAGACGAAGATCTCGTCATAAACCTACCAAGAAGGAACCACCTAGGCGAAGAAACAGTTAGAATCGAGAAAGCTTCCTTTTTATGGGAAAAGCCAAACGAACCTAAAGACGATAACTCCGTGTCAAATCTTAAATATGCAttgaaagatattgattttaCTGCCAAAAAAGGTGAATTATCTTGCATTGTTGGTAAGGTAGGGAGCGGCAaaacttcatttttatcagCTCTATTGGGCCAACTAGATGCGATTGACAGTACTGATGTAACCAAGTCACCTTTGATTGGCTTGAGTGGTACAGTAGCTTACTGCTCACAATCACCCTGGATCATGAATGCGTCAGTGAAGGAAAATATAACCTTTGGCTGTAGATATGATGAAGACTTTTATCAAAAAGCTATCGAAGCATGTCAATTGTTGCCTGACTTGGAAATCTTACCAGACGGAGATGAAACACAAGTGGGTGAAAAGGGAATTTCTTTGTCAGGAGGACAAAAAGCTAGATTAGCTTTGGCTAGAGCAGTATACGCGAGAGCtgatatttatttatttgacgATATACTATCTGCAGTAGATAGTCATGTTGGTaaaaaaatcatcaacGAAGTGTTAGCAAAACCATCTGGATTACTAGCCACTAAGACAATCATTCTTTCTACTAATTCAATTCCGGTCTTGCATTATTCGAATTATATACATTTGCTTGAGAATGGTAAAATGATCGAGCATGGAACTTTTGATAAAGCTCAAAACAAAGATAAAAACCCTAAGTTATTCGAACTcattaaagaatttggtAATGTCAATGAAACTGAATCTAATTCTGAATCATCAAGTCAGTTTGATAGTGATAAAGTAGGGGAATCTAAAGACTCATCTACAATTGTGAATGATATTGAGAGTGATAAAGGAACAGATGATTCTATTCTTGATTTACAGCGTACAATAAGTCATGAAAGTATAAGTGCCGCAAGTATTGCCACGTTTTATTGGAACCCATTATCGAAGATATTACCTAATATACGTACGGCCCAAATAAATGAAGTTTCAGCAAAAGGGAAAGTTAAGTGGGATGTTTATTTTAAGTATGCAAAGTCTTGTTCATTTGTTGGGGTTATTTGCTGGATGTTTTTGCTTGTATCTGCGTCTATTGCTTCGACTTCCGCAAACTATTGGTTAAAATATTGGGCAGAACAGAACTCTCGTTCAGGTAGAAATGCAAATGCATGGCAGTTCATTGGAATATATGCCATATTCGGTCTAAGTGCAAGTTTGTTGACCTTTATTAGAGGGGCAGTTATTTGGACGTACTTGGCTATAAGTTCCTCAAAGTTTATTCATGACCTGATGGCAAAGAGAGTTTTGAAGGCTCCTATGTCATTCTTTGAGAGAACACCGATTGGTAGAATTATGAATAGATTTACGAATGACATCAACAAAGTAGATGATACATTACCCAGGGTTTTCAAtgcatttttttcatcGTCAGTGAGGACGATTTTTACCTTGGGGATTGTTAGTTATGCAATGCCGTTGTTTCTGATTATAATAGTGCTcttgatattaatttatggATACTATCAGAGATTTTATGTTGCAATATCGagagaattgaaaagattggTATCTGTTTCTCGCTCACCAATATATGCCCATTTGCAAGAGAGTCTTAATGGTGTTGATACAATTAGAGCTTATAAACAAATTGAtagatttaaattcattaataatgccaatattgattttaacTTAAAAAGTTTATACATGTTAAGGTCAATTAACAGATGGTTGTCTACTCGCTTGCAATTTATTGGATCAATCGTTATCATTTCTGCATCATTATTAGCGATTTATAGCTTGACTACATCAAAACCATTAAGTGCTGGTATGGCCGGGTTTGTTATGAGTTATGCATTACAAGTAACAGATTCCTTGAATTGGGTGGTTCGTATGTCTGCTGAAGTTGAATCGAATATTGTTTCAGTGGAAAGATGTCTAGAATATTGCGAGTTATCTATCGAAGAGAATGAAGAGCGCCTTTTCATCAAACCACCGGCAAAATGGCCTGTTGATGGATCTGTTAGCTTCAAGGATTATTCTACCAGGTATAGAGATAACTTGgatttgatattaaaagATATCAATTTAGATATCAAGCCCAACGAGAAGATAGGTATAGTGGGTAGAACGGGTGCTGGCAAGAGTTCTTTAGCTCTAGCAATTTTTAGAATCATCGAACCAACTTCCGGATTCATTTCTATCGACGGAAAGAATACTAGTGATTTAGCATTGTATGACTTGAGAAGTAATTTAAGTATTATCCCCCAAGATTCTCAAGCATTTGAAGGTACTATTAGACAAAATTTGGACCCTTTAAAAAAGCACAATGATAAAGAGTTATGGGAAGCCTTAGAATTAGCCCATTTGAATAAGCATGTTTTACAATTGGATGGTAATGAAGGTGACAAATTGAGTTGTAAAGTATCAGAGGGTGGctcaaatttttcttctggtCAAAGACAATTGATGTGCTTGGCTAGAGCATTATTAAACACTTCAAAAGTGTTAATTTTAGATGAGGCCACTGCGGCAGTTGATGTCCAAACCGACAAGATTATTCAGGAAACCATCaggaaatattttaaagacAAGACAATTATAACTATTGCTCATAGGTTGGATACGGTTATGGACAGTGATAAGATTTTAGCATTAGATCAAGGTAGAGTAAAGGAATTTGATTCTCCTTCGAATCTTTTACAAAACCCTGATAGTGTATTTTATAGTTTATGCAAGCAAAGCGGCTCGATTTAA
- a CDS encoding DEHA2E02266p (highly similar to uniprot|P19414 Saccharomyces cerevisiae YLR304C ACO1 Mitochondrial aconitase required for the tricarboxylic acid (TCA) cycle) — protein sequence MLAASRTAARAPRSIRGLATAGLTRDSQVNQNLLETHSFINYKKNLENVQIVKDRLNRPLTYAEKLLYGHLDDPHGQDIERGVSYLKLRPDRVACQDATAQMAILQFMSAGMPQVATPSTVHCDHLIQAQIGGEKDLARAIDLNKEVFDFLSTACAKYDLGFWKPGSGIIHQIILENYAFPGALLIGTDSHTPNAGGLGQLAIGVGGADAVDVMANLAWELKAPKIIGVKLTGKMSGWTSPKDIILKLAGITTVKGGTGAIVEYFGSGVETFSCTGMGTICNMGAEIGATTSVFPYNKSMVDYLNATKRSQIAEFANLYKEDFLAADEGCEYDQVIEIDLNTLEPHVNGPFTPDLATPISKMKETAEANGWPLEVKVGLIGSCTNSSYEDMTRAASIIKDAGAHGLKAKSIYTVSPGSEQVRATIARDGQLKTFEDFGGVVMANACGPCIGQWDRQDIKKGDKNTIVSSFNRNFTSRNDGNPATHAFVASPEITTAFAISGHLGFNPLTDSLKDSEGNEFKLKEPVGVGLPPNGYDAGVNTYQGPPKDRSSVEVVINPSSDRLQKLTPFKAWDGKDAERLPILIKALGKTTTDHISMAGPWLKYRGHLENISNNYMIGATNCENGEVNNVKNHYTGEYKGVPETAADYRDAGKRWVVIGDENFGEGSSREHAALEPRFLGGFAIITKSFARIHETNLKKQGLLPLNFVNVADYDKINPDDEVDLLGLTTLSPGKHLTLRVHPKDGEAWDAELSHTYNSEQIEWFKCGSALNKMATNAK from the coding sequence ATGTTAGCTGCTTCAAGAACTGCTGCTAGAGCTCCACGTTCAATTCGTGGATTAGCTACCGCCGGCTTGACTAGGGACTCTCAAGTTAACCAAAACTTGTTAGAAACCCACTCATTCATCAATTACAAGAAAAACTTGGAAAACGTCCAAATTGTCAAGGACAGATTAAACAGACCATTGACTTACGCTGAAAAGTTGTTGTACGGTCACTTGGATGACCCACACGGACAAGACATCGAAAGAGGTGTTTCTTACTTGAAGTTAAGACCAGACAGAGTTGCATGTCAAGATGCTACCGCACAAATGGCCATCTTGCAGTTTATGTCCGCCGGTATGCCACAAGTCGCTACTCCATCCACCGTTCACTGTGATCACTTGATTCAAGCACAAATTGGTGGTGAAAAGGATTTAGCCAGAGCCATTGACTTGAACAAGGAAGTTTTCGATTTCTTGTCAACTGCTTGTGCCAAATACGACTTGGGTTTCTGGAAGCCAGGTTCGGGTattattcatcaaattatcTTGGAAAACTACGCTTTCCCAGGTGCTTTATTGATTGGTACTGATTCTCACACTCCAAATGCTGGTGGTTTAGGTCAATTAGCTATTGGTGTCGGTGGTGCTGATGCCGTCGATGTCATGGCCAACTTGGCTTGGGAATTAAAGGCCCCAAAGATTATTGGTGTTAAGTTGACCGGTAAGATGTCTGGTTGGACTTCTCCAAAGGATATCATCTTGAAGTTGGCTGGTATTACCACCGTCAAGGGTGGTACCGGTGCTATTGTCGAATACTTCGGTTCCGGTGTTGAAACTTTCTCATGTACCGGTATGGGTACCATTTGTAATATGGGTGCTGAAATCGGTGCTACTACCTCCGTTTTCCCATACAACAAGTCTATGGTTGACTACTTGAATGCTACCAAGAGATCTCAAATCGCCGAATTCGCCAACCTCTACAAGGAAGACTTCTTAGCTGCTGACGAAGGTTGTGAATATGATCAAGTTATCGAAATCGACTTGAACACCTTAGAACCACATGTTAACGGTCCATTCACCCCAGATTTAGCTACTCCAATCTCCAAGATGAAGGAAACTGCTGAAGCTAACGGATGGCCCTTAGAAGTCAAGGTTGGTTTGATTGGTTCTTGTACCAACTCTTCTTACGAAGATATGACCAGAGCTGCTTCCATTATTAAGGATGCTGGTGCTCACGGTTTAAAGGCCAAGTCCATTTACACCGTTTCCCCAGGTTCTGAACAAGTTAGAGCTACCATTGCCAGAGATGGTCAATTAAAGACTTTCGAAGATTTTGGTGGTGTTGTCATGGCTAATGCCTGTGGTCCATGTATTGGTCAATGGGATAGACAAGACATTAAGAAGGGTGACAAGAACACTATTGTCTCTTCTTTCAACAGAAATTTCACTTCCAGAAATGACGGTAACCCAGCTACCCACGCTTTCGTTGCTTCCCCAGAAATTACCACTGCTTTCGCTATCTCCGGACACTTAGGTTTCAACCCTCTTACTGACTCCTTAAAGGATTCTGAAGgtaatgaattcaaattaaagGAACCAGTTGGTGTCGGTTTACCACCAAACGGTTACGATGCCGGTGTTAACACTTACCAAGGTCCACCAAAGGACAGATCAAGTGTTGAAGTTGTCATTAACCCAAGCTCCGACAGATTACAAAAGTTGACTCCATTCAAGGCATGGGATGGTAAGGACGCTGAAAGATTACCAATTTTGATTAAGGCTCTTGGTAAGACTACTACCGATCATATTTCTATGGCTGGTCCATGGTTGAAATACCGTGGTCACTTAGAAAACATTTCTAACAACTATATGATTGGTGCTACCAACTGTGAAAACGGTGAAGTTAATAACGTTAAGAACCATTACACTGGTGAATATAAGGGTGTTCCAGAAACTGCCGCTGACTACAGAGATGCTGGTAAGAGATGGGTTGTTATTGGTGACGAAAATTTCGGTGAAGGTTCTTCAAGAGAACACGCTGCTTTAGAACCTAGATTCTTAGGTGGTTTCGCCATTATTACTAAGTCTTTCGCTCGTATCCACGAAACTaacttgaagaaacaaGGTTTATTACCATTGAACTTCGTTAACGTTGCTGACTACGATAAAATTAACCCAGATGATGAAGTTGATCTTCTCGGTTTGACCACCTTATCCCCAGGTAAGCACTTAACTTTAAGAGTTCATCCAAAGGACGGTGAAGCTTGGGATGCTGAATTATCGCACACCTACAACTctgaacaaattgaatggTTCAAGTGCGGTTCAGCTTTAAACAAGATGGCCACCAATGCTAAATAA